The following coding sequences are from one Deinococcus aerius window:
- the gcl gene encoding glyoxylate carboligase → MPKMPAVEAAVHVLRLEGVETAFGVPGAAINPLYAALRKLGGITHILARHVEGASHMADGYTRARAGNIGVCIGTSGPAGTDMITGLYAASADSVPILCITGQAPRARLYKEDFQAVDIESIAGPVTKMAVTVREPALVPRVFQQAFHLMRSGRPGPVLIDLPFDVQMAEIEFDPETYSPLPVYKTAATHAQVEKAMEMLNASERPLIVSGGGVINADASDLLQTFAELTGVPVIPTLMGWGSIPDDHPLMAGMVGLQTSQRYGNATMLASDFVLGIGNRWANRHTGSVDVYTQGRQFVHVDIEPTQIGRVFGPDYGIVSDAKAALELFVQVAREWRASGKLKDRGEWAESCRERKRTMLRKTHYDNVPVKPQRVYEEMNKAFGRDSVYVTTIGLSQIAGGQFLHVYKPRHWINAGQAGPLGWTVPAALGVAAARPDAEVVALSGDYDFQFMIEELAVGAQFNLPFLQVLVNNSYLGLIRQSQRGFDMDYQVQLSFENINSPEVNGYGVDHLKVVEGLGCKALRVFTPDEILPALEKARDLMREHRVPVVVEVILERVTNISMGTEINAVTEFEELAEDARQDAPTAVALLD, encoded by the coding sequence ATGCCGAAGATGCCCGCAGTCGAGGCGGCTGTTCACGTGTTGCGCCTGGAGGGTGTGGAGACCGCCTTCGGGGTGCCGGGGGCCGCCATCAATCCCCTGTACGCCGCGCTGCGGAAGCTCGGCGGAATCACCCACATCCTCGCCCGCCACGTCGAGGGCGCCTCGCACATGGCGGACGGCTACACGCGCGCCCGGGCCGGGAACATCGGCGTCTGCATCGGCACCAGCGGTCCCGCCGGGACGGACATGATCACCGGCCTGTACGCGGCGAGCGCCGACTCGGTACCCATCCTCTGCATCACTGGGCAGGCCCCCCGCGCCCGGCTGTACAAGGAGGACTTCCAGGCGGTGGACATCGAGAGCATCGCGGGGCCGGTGACGAAGATGGCCGTCACGGTGCGCGAGCCCGCCCTCGTGCCCCGCGTCTTCCAGCAGGCCTTCCACCTGATGCGCTCGGGGCGGCCCGGCCCGGTGCTGATCGACCTCCCCTTCGACGTGCAGATGGCCGAGATCGAGTTCGACCCGGAGACGTACTCGCCGCTGCCCGTGTACAAGACCGCCGCGACCCACGCGCAGGTCGAAAAGGCGATGGAGATGCTGAACGCCTCCGAGCGCCCGCTGATTGTCTCGGGTGGCGGCGTGATCAATGCGGACGCCTCCGACCTGCTCCAGACCTTCGCGGAACTGACCGGCGTGCCCGTCATCCCCACCCTGATGGGCTGGGGCAGCATCCCCGACGACCACCCGCTGATGGCCGGGATGGTGGGCCTCCAGACCTCGCAGCGGTACGGCAACGCGACGATGCTGGCGTCGGACTTCGTGCTGGGTATCGGGAACCGCTGGGCGAACCGGCACACCGGCTCGGTGGACGTGTACACCCAGGGCCGCCAGTTCGTCCACGTGGACATCGAGCCCACCCAGATCGGGCGCGTCTTCGGCCCCGACTACGGCATCGTCAGTGACGCGAAGGCCGCGCTGGAACTGTTTGTGCAGGTCGCCCGCGAGTGGCGCGCATCCGGGAAGCTGAAGGACCGCGGCGAGTGGGCCGAGTCCTGCCGCGAGCGCAAGCGGACCATGCTCCGCAAGACGCACTACGACAACGTGCCGGTCAAGCCCCAGCGGGTGTACGAGGAGATGAACAAGGCGTTCGGGCGCGACAGTGTGTACGTCACGACCATCGGCCTCTCGCAGATTGCGGGTGGGCAGTTCCTGCACGTCTATAAGCCGCGCCACTGGATCAATGCCGGGCAGGCCGGGCCGCTGGGCTGGACGGTGCCCGCCGCGCTGGGGGTGGCCGCCGCCCGCCCCGACGCGGAGGTCGTCGCCCTCTCCGGCGACTACGACTTCCAGTTCATGATCGAGGAACTGGCGGTGGGCGCCCAGTTCAACCTGCCCTTCCTCCAGGTGCTCGTGAACAACTCCTACCTCGGCCTGATCCGCCAGTCGCAGCGCGGCTTCGACATGGACTATCAGGTGCAGCTCTCCTTCGAGAACATCAACTCGCCCGAGGTGAACGGCTACGGGGTGGACCACCTCAAAGTGGTGGAGGGCCTGGGCTGCAAGGCGCTGCGGGTCTTCACACCCGACGAGATTCTGCCCGCCCTCGAAAAGGCCCGCGACCTGATGCGCGAGCACCGCGTCCCCGTGGTCGTCGAGGTGATCCTGGAGCGGGTGACGAACATCAGCATGGGCACCGAGATCAACGCCGTCACCGAGTTCGAGGAACT